A single genomic interval of Terriglobus albidus harbors:
- the trpS gene encoding tryptophan--tRNA ligase, protein MAETSVSNSRRRVLSGMRPTGKLHLGNYMGALYNWVRLQDQYDCFFFIADWHALTTDYANPGNVKEKCFEVALDFLAGGLDPEKCVIFRQSHVPEHASLHLLFSMFTPLGWLERVPTYKDQQEQLREKDLATYGFLGYPLLQAADILLYKPDFVPVGQDQVAHVELTREVARRFNQLYDSRWSEAIAQAESDKERIKAEVSANSLIELTFPEPQALLTPSPKLPGLDGRKMSKSYGNTLMLNESEADIRAKLKTMVTDPARVRRTDPGNPDVCPVFDLHKVFSPAEKQAEVREGCTTAGIGCIQCKGWLADNVVAELAPIQERRAKYEANPHLVTEILEAGAARAHAKAAASMKDALVALGME, encoded by the coding sequence ATGGCCGAAACCTCTGTCAGCAATTCGCGCCGCCGCGTCCTCTCCGGCATGCGGCCTACGGGCAAGCTCCACTTGGGCAACTACATGGGAGCGCTCTATAACTGGGTCCGCCTGCAGGATCAGTACGACTGCTTCTTCTTCATCGCCGACTGGCATGCTCTAACGACCGACTATGCCAATCCAGGCAATGTGAAAGAGAAGTGCTTCGAGGTCGCTTTGGACTTCCTCGCCGGCGGTCTCGATCCGGAGAAGTGCGTCATCTTCCGGCAGTCGCATGTGCCGGAGCATGCTTCGCTGCACCTGCTCTTCAGCATGTTTACCCCGCTGGGCTGGCTGGAGCGCGTGCCCACCTACAAGGACCAGCAGGAGCAGCTTCGCGAGAAGGATCTGGCGACGTATGGGTTCCTGGGCTATCCGCTGCTGCAGGCTGCTGACATCCTGCTCTACAAGCCGGACTTCGTCCCGGTCGGGCAAGACCAGGTGGCGCACGTGGAGCTCACGCGCGAGGTGGCGCGGCGCTTCAACCAGCTGTACGACTCACGCTGGAGCGAGGCGATCGCACAGGCGGAGTCCGACAAGGAACGGATCAAGGCTGAGGTCTCGGCCAACAGCCTGATTGAGCTGACCTTCCCGGAGCCGCAGGCGCTGCTGACTCCCTCGCCAAAGCTTCCCGGCCTGGACGGCCGCAAGATGTCCAAGAGCTACGGCAATACGCTCATGCTGAACGAGTCGGAAGCCGACATCCGCGCCAAGCTGAAGACCATGGTCACCGACCCAGCGCGAGTACGGCGCACCGATCCGGGCAATCCGGACGTCTGCCCGGTCTTTGACCTGCACAAGGTCTTCTCGCCGGCGGAGAAGCAGGCCGAGGTCCGCGAAGGCTGCACAACAGCCGGCATCGGCTGCATCCAGTGCAAGGGCTGGCTGGCCGACAACGTCGTTGCCGAGCTGGCTCCCATCCAGGAGCGCCGGGCAAAGTACGAAGCAAACCCCCACCTGGTAACAGAGATCCTGGAAGCCGGCGCCGCCCGCGCCCACGCCAAAGCCGCAGCCTCCATGAAAGACGCCCTGGTTGCACTCGGAATGGAGTAG
- a CDS encoding carboxypeptidase-like regulatory domain-containing protein codes for MYQRIKTFLATFALLAFTLPVVAQSERGAITGRITDNTGSILPDATITLRNEATGVQQTTKSNNDGVYTFPSLNPGSYTLTVNRTGFKRLERIHTVVDVNATNQQDAALEIGETSEVVEVRAGVQQLQETTGSMGMIVEERSIQELPSIYGNPFTLQNLAPGIIPSGVNPNIHTYDSGTANVSVNGSVLNSLEYRLDGAPDNRIRLSAYTPSTEFINQYKVETSSYDASQGHSAGGFVNVALKSGTNAFHGSAFGYYQNPTLNANYWHLGSQPTAKAVWLREGGSVGGPVWRDHAFFFTGWEHSRAATPNVLTFGVPPSAFRNGDFSALLPKYQLYDPYSSRTVNSKVVRDPFPGNIIPSSRISPIAAAALKYYPTPNTASSDPAGASNYSYAGAEPDYYYAYVVRSDVAISNRQSIYGHYVQSRRLQPGKNAYFGQVSGTTLTYQNKGAAMGYTFVLSPTTVLEARLSWTRFVNQNVVPSQGILNATSIGMPGYLVNGLGPNAQAFPRLDITGYQSLNSDNGVISHNDITMGSVQISRTMGRHFLRTGYEYRMYNVNAGITTQSNGRYQHSGIYTQSTSGGSASIDYSLAQFEMGLPNTSAVTINSDLAVRSNYMAGWFHDDFKALPNLTINLGLRYEYEGPNSERNQKANTYFDFNTANPIAAAAQAKYATIASSNSTLPAASAWTVNGGLRFLGDQGLDRKDYDAQKLMLLPRIGFSWRFMNNTVMRGGYGLFADSLSTFYLSGGNAGSTSTFLLPQQGFTATTSQSASTDNVTFTAPISNPFPSGIAQPTGNSLGMQTFLGNSVTFQPRNPQMPYNQRWSFGFQRAFGSWLAAVDYVGNHGVHLPVNKEFDPVPKQYLSTATNGYDVDATTKMSATVTNPFQNIVPTTVSLGSGKTVAVSQLVRPYPEFTGVTAYMTNGMSIYHSLQAQLLRRFSNGASFTSAFTWSKSLDATQYLNNSDSSLWYGTSSNDRTFRFATSGIYQLPFGRGRQYLHDNAFVSALVGGWQMQGVYQVQSGQPLSFAPASNSPLYKGTNPVDAAWGRSGYKASAAAQAAGVAGYWFNINSFVTKTTSTQTSGIDTSATPNQYQVRTFPIRFSGLRADFLNQWDMALQRNFSLARFYEPLQLQFRAEATNLLNHPVYSTPSTDWTNTAFGQVTSQANQPRVWQWVAIVRF; via the coding sequence ATGTATCAAAGGATAAAAACGTTTCTTGCGACCTTCGCTCTTCTGGCATTCACCCTCCCAGTTGTCGCCCAAAGTGAACGTGGCGCAATTACTGGTCGGATCACAGATAACACCGGAAGCATCCTTCCGGATGCCACCATCACGCTGCGCAATGAGGCGACCGGCGTCCAGCAGACCACCAAGAGCAACAACGACGGTGTCTACACCTTTCCCAGCCTGAACCCCGGCAGCTACACCCTGACGGTGAACCGCACCGGTTTCAAGCGGCTGGAGCGTATCCACACCGTGGTCGACGTGAACGCCACCAACCAGCAGGACGCCGCGCTGGAGATCGGCGAGACCTCCGAGGTGGTAGAGGTGCGCGCCGGCGTGCAGCAGTTGCAGGAAACCACCGGCTCCATGGGCATGATCGTGGAAGAGCGGTCGATCCAGGAGCTGCCCTCCATCTACGGCAATCCATTCACGCTGCAGAACCTGGCGCCGGGCATCATCCCCTCGGGTGTGAATCCGAATATCCATACCTACGACAGCGGCACTGCCAACGTGTCGGTAAACGGCTCGGTGCTGAACTCGCTGGAATACCGTCTGGACGGCGCTCCGGATAACCGTATCCGCCTCTCCGCTTACACGCCCTCGACCGAGTTCATCAACCAATACAAGGTGGAGACGTCGTCGTACGACGCGTCGCAGGGGCACTCTGCCGGCGGCTTCGTGAACGTCGCTCTCAAGTCGGGCACGAATGCATTTCACGGATCGGCCTTTGGCTACTACCAGAACCCTACGCTGAATGCGAACTACTGGCACCTGGGAAGCCAGCCCACCGCGAAAGCAGTCTGGCTGCGCGAGGGCGGATCGGTAGGCGGCCCGGTGTGGCGTGACCACGCCTTCTTCTTTACCGGCTGGGAGCACTCACGGGCCGCGACGCCGAACGTGCTGACCTTCGGCGTGCCTCCCAGTGCCTTCCGCAACGGAGACTTCTCGGCGCTGCTGCCGAAGTATCAGCTCTACGATCCGTACTCCAGCCGCACGGTGAACAGCAAAGTAGTGCGCGATCCGTTCCCGGGAAACATCATTCCCAGCTCGCGCATCAGCCCCATTGCAGCGGCAGCGTTGAAGTATTACCCGACGCCGAATACGGCCAGCAGCGATCCGGCGGGAGCCAGCAACTACTCCTACGCCGGCGCCGAGCCGGATTATTACTACGCCTACGTTGTCCGCAGCGATGTCGCGATCTCGAACCGGCAGTCGATCTATGGCCACTATGTGCAGAGCCGGCGCCTGCAGCCGGGCAAGAACGCCTACTTCGGTCAGGTCTCCGGAACAACGCTGACCTACCAGAACAAGGGCGCTGCGATGGGATATACCTTCGTGCTCTCGCCGACCACCGTGCTCGAAGCCCGTCTCTCATGGACGCGTTTTGTGAACCAGAACGTCGTGCCGTCACAGGGCATCTTGAATGCGACGTCGATCGGTATGCCTGGTTATCTGGTCAACGGTCTCGGACCGAATGCGCAGGCCTTCCCGCGCCTGGACATCACCGGATACCAGTCGCTGAACTCGGATAATGGTGTGATCTCACACAACGACATCACCATGGGTTCGGTGCAGATCTCCCGCACGATGGGACGCCACTTCCTGCGTACCGGCTATGAGTACCGGATGTACAACGTGAACGCCGGTATCACGACGCAGTCGAACGGCCGCTATCAGCACTCCGGCATTTACACGCAGTCAACCAGCGGCGGCTCGGCGAGCATCGACTACTCGCTTGCACAGTTTGAAATGGGCCTGCCGAATACTTCGGCCGTCACCATCAACTCTGACCTGGCAGTGCGGTCAAACTACATGGCCGGCTGGTTCCACGACGACTTCAAGGCGTTGCCGAACCTGACCATCAACCTGGGGCTGCGCTACGAGTATGAGGGTCCGAACAGTGAGCGCAACCAGAAGGCGAACACCTACTTCGACTTCAACACGGCGAATCCTATCGCAGCGGCGGCACAGGCGAAGTACGCCACCATTGCGAGCTCGAACTCGACACTGCCGGCGGCTTCAGCCTGGACGGTTAACGGCGGTCTTCGCTTCCTCGGTGACCAGGGCCTCGACCGCAAAGACTACGACGCACAGAAGCTGATGCTGCTGCCTCGTATTGGGTTCTCGTGGCGCTTCATGAATAACACCGTGATGCGGGGCGGCTACGGCCTCTTTGCCGACTCGCTCAGCACCTTCTACCTGTCGGGCGGCAACGCCGGATCGACTTCTACCTTCCTGCTGCCGCAACAGGGCTTCACCGCGACCACCTCGCAGTCTGCGAGCACGGATAACGTGACCTTCACCGCGCCGATCTCCAACCCGTTCCCCTCCGGCATTGCGCAGCCGACCGGAAACTCGCTCGGCATGCAGACGTTCCTCGGCAACTCGGTCACCTTCCAGCCGAGGAATCCGCAGATGCCCTATAACCAGCGTTGGAGCTTCGGTTTCCAGCGTGCCTTCGGCTCCTGGCTGGCGGCGGTCGACTACGTCGGCAACCATGGAGTGCATCTGCCGGTGAACAAGGAGTTCGATCCGGTGCCAAAGCAATATCTCTCCACCGCAACCAACGGCTATGACGTGGATGCAACGACGAAGATGTCGGCGACGGTGACCAATCCGTTTCAGAACATCGTTCCCACGACGGTCTCTCTGGGTTCCGGAAAGACGGTTGCTGTCTCGCAGCTTGTGCGTCCCTATCCGGAGTTCACCGGTGTGACGGCGTATATGACGAACGGCATGTCCATCTATCACTCGCTGCAGGCACAATTGCTGCGGCGCTTCTCCAATGGAGCCTCGTTCACCTCGGCCTTCACCTGGTCGAAGTCGCTCGATGCGACGCAGTACCTGAACAACTCCGACTCCAGCCTGTGGTACGGAACCTCGAGCAACGACCGCACCTTCCGCTTCGCCACCTCAGGCATCTACCAGTTGCCCTTCGGCCGCGGGCGGCAGTATCTGCACGATAACGCCTTTGTCTCCGCCCTGGTCGGCGGATGGCAGATGCAGGGTGTCTACCAGGTGCAGAGCGGGCAGCCGTTGTCGTTTGCCCCGGCCAGCAACAGCCCGCTGTACAAGGGCACGAATCCGGTGGATGCGGCCTGGGGCCGCAGCGGATACAAGGCTTCGGCGGCGGCGCAGGCAGCCGGTGTGGCCGGTTACTGGTTCAATATCAATAGCTTCGTGACGAAGACGACCAGCACGCAAACCAGCGGCATTGACACGAGCGCGACTCCGAACCAGTACCAGGTCCGCACCTTCCCGATTCGTTTCAGTGGTTTGCGGGCCGACTTCCTCAACCAGTGGGATATGGCGCTGCAGCGGAACTTCTCGCTGGCGCGGTTCTATGAGCCGCTGCAGCTCCAGTTCCGTGCAGAGGCGACCAATCTGCTGAACCATCCGGTCTACTCGACTCCGAGTACCGACTGGACCAACACGGCCTTCGGCCAGGTAACCTCGCAGGCCAACCAGCCACGGGTCTGGCAATGGGTAGCAATCGTCCGTTTCTAA